One window of Botrimarina mediterranea genomic DNA carries:
- a CDS encoding prenyltransferase/squalene oxidase repeat-containing protein, which yields MSLSTLLAALALLAAGGCAATAFTEWGKRRPLHRYGALSISAHLLLLAAMAGIRLGGPPRPGAEDAPLQKVRIVLRTTEAPDPKADAVEPVAAEPVADAEPTASKETAEVPSVVVAEPSPAKPQAADAPSEQKAEPQPELAEVDSMAPPEVEPWALQAEEENAEPTQESPQESATREVESQVESAPEPLLEPIPQPELTPVPRPSSLVPSSLAPSAYAQRGELAKRRLSADQGGSQESLDAVAAAVDWLARAQAPNGSWDSRRWGAGRETFTLGQDRKRAGEGAETGLSGLALLAMGGAGHTHLAGPYRDVYTRGLQYLLDKQEPSGSLAGDATLYAKTYCHSMATFALAEAMAVSGDERLRPAVEAAVDYLVGTQNRADGGWRYQPGDRGDMSQMGWVVMALRSAEIAGVVVPETTWAGCEKFLTAVRRGDQGGLACYQRLGPTTSTMTAEAMYCRQILGLSRRSPAADNEAAAWLLTDMPGAECRSCPGGKPNLYYWYYATLALHHHRSTGAAGEQSWRQWNDAMQRAVLPRQVAQGPEAGSWGADTVWGGYGGRVYATALGAMCLEVYYRYDAETIGRDPWIASREGVLRR from the coding sequence ATGTCTCTCTCGACCCTGCTCGCCGCGCTGGCCCTGCTGGCCGCTGGCGGCTGCGCCGCGACGGCGTTCACCGAGTGGGGCAAGCGGCGACCGCTGCACCGTTACGGGGCGTTGTCGATCTCGGCCCACCTGCTGCTGCTTGCGGCGATGGCGGGCATCCGCCTCGGCGGCCCGCCGCGACCCGGCGCCGAAGACGCGCCGCTGCAGAAGGTGCGGATCGTACTGCGGACCACCGAGGCGCCCGACCCCAAGGCGGACGCGGTAGAGCCGGTCGCCGCTGAGCCGGTCGCGGACGCGGAACCAACGGCGTCAAAGGAGACGGCGGAAGTTCCGAGTGTCGTTGTGGCGGAGCCTTCGCCCGCTAAGCCTCAAGCGGCGGACGCGCCTTCAGAGCAAAAGGCGGAACCGCAACCCGAGTTGGCGGAGGTGGACTCGATGGCGCCGCCGGAGGTTGAACCGTGGGCGCTTCAGGCTGAAGAAGAGAACGCGGAGCCGACACAGGAATCGCCGCAGGAGTCGGCGACTCGAGAAGTTGAATCGCAAGTCGAATCTGCGCCGGAGCCACTGCTTGAACCGATCCCGCAGCCCGAACTTACCCCCGTCCCCCGCCCCTCGTCTCTCGTCCCTTCCTCGCTCGCTCCCTCTGCCTACGCCCAGCGCGGCGAGCTCGCCAAGCGGCGGCTCTCGGCCGACCAGGGCGGTTCGCAAGAGTCGCTCGACGCCGTCGCCGCGGCCGTCGATTGGCTCGCTCGCGCGCAGGCGCCAAATGGCTCGTGGGATAGCCGGCGTTGGGGAGCGGGGCGCGAGACCTTCACGCTCGGCCAAGACCGCAAGCGCGCCGGCGAAGGCGCTGAGACCGGCCTCTCGGGCCTTGCGTTGCTGGCGATGGGCGGTGCGGGGCACACGCACCTGGCGGGGCCGTACCGAGACGTTTACACGCGCGGCTTGCAGTACCTGCTCGACAAGCAAGAACCCAGCGGATCGCTCGCCGGCGACGCGACGCTGTACGCCAAGACCTACTGCCACTCGATGGCGACGTTCGCGCTCGCCGAGGCGATGGCCGTCAGCGGCGACGAGCGGCTGCGACCCGCTGTCGAGGCCGCGGTCGACTATCTGGTCGGCACCCAGAATCGCGCCGATGGCGGCTGGCGCTACCAACCGGGCGACCGCGGCGATATGAGCCAGATGGGGTGGGTCGTGATGGCGCTGCGTTCGGCCGAGATCGCCGGCGTCGTCGTGCCCGAGACGACCTGGGCCGGGTGCGAGAAGTTTCTCACGGCGGTCCGTCGCGGCGATCAAGGCGGGCTCGCTTGCTACCAGCGGCTCGGGCCCACGACCAGCACCATGACCGCGGAGGCCATGTACTGCCGGCAGATCCTCGGCTTGTCGCGGCGATCGCCCGCGGCCGATAACGAGGCCGCCGCGTGGCTGCTGACCGACATGCCCGGGGCGGAGTGTCGATCGTGCCCGGGCGGAAAGCCGAACCTCTACTACTGGTACTATGCGACGCTCGCTCTCCACCACCACCGCTCGACGGGCGCCGCTGGCGAGCAATCGTGGCGGCAGTGGAACGACGCCATGCAGCGGGCCGTCCTCCCCCGCCAAGTCGCCCAGGGCCCCGAGGCGGGCAGCTGGGGCGCCGACACCGTCTGGGGGGGGTATGGCGGCCGGGTTTACGCGACCGCCCTCGGAGCGATGTGCCTGGAGGTCTACTACCGCTACGACGCCGAAACCATCGGCCGCGACCCCTGGATCGCCTCACGAGAGGGCGTTTTGCGGCGGTAG
- a CDS encoding Sec-independent protein translocase subunit TatA/TatB: MTYPPGRGVTANGTATLSAMFGIGPVQLLVVLVIALLLFGTRLPSIARAFGQSITEFKKGVKEVEDHSNEPQK, from the coding sequence ATGACTTACCCTCCCGGTCGCGGCGTCACTGCGAACGGCACAGCGACCCTTTCCGCCATGTTCGGCATCGGCCCCGTCCAGCTTCTCGTTGTCCTTGTGATCGCGCTGCTGCTCTTTGGCACGCGATTGCCGTCAATCGCTCGCGCGTTCGGTCAGAGCATCACCGAGTTCAAGAAGGGCGTGAAAGAGGTCGAGGACCACAGCAACGAACCGCAGAAGTAA
- a CDS encoding Sec-independent protein translocase subunit TatA/TatB gives MFGLNPVEMLIVGVVAILLFGSRLPTVARSLGKSMTEFRRGMNDLQHEFRSAMNEADEAARAPVQGAQGRLPNAAEVAHDEDPPRRDDSASDSAYDSHVPETDAVSEEDALAAVDRREEAPAPSPAPSPSNVG, from the coding sequence ATGTTCGGACTCAACCCCGTCGAGATGCTGATCGTCGGCGTCGTCGCCATCCTGCTGTTCGGCAGCCGACTGCCGACGGTGGCGCGGTCGCTGGGCAAGAGCATGACCGAGTTCCGCCGCGGGATGAATGACCTGCAGCACGAGTTCCGCAGCGCGATGAACGAGGCGGATGAGGCGGCCCGGGCCCCGGTGCAAGGCGCCCAAGGCCGGCTCCCCAACGCGGCCGAGGTTGCCCACGACGAAGACCCCCCTCGCCGCGACGACAGCGCCAGCGATTCGGCCTACGACTCCCATGTACCAGAGACCGATGCGGTTAGTGAAGAAGATGCTCTGGCGGCCGTCGATCGTCGTGAAGAGGCTCCAGCTCCGAGTCCGGCGCCCAGTCCGTCCAATGTCGGCTGA
- a CDS encoding tyrosine-type recombinase/integrase gives MPRLVSKLPTYRRHKASGQAVVTLCGVDHYLGPYGSKPSRVLYDRLVAEWLASGRSRPSNADASALTIVELAARYWEFAVGYYQKDGRSTGVTPGIKATLRYLNDWYGREPADQFGPLRLKALRDRMIADGHSRNYINDHVGRIKRMFKWAVSEELVTESTYHALAVVEGLKRGRTTARETARVLPIDDAIVQQTLTFLPETVADMVRLQRLTGMRPAEVCLLRPCDLDRSRPVWIYRPESHKTEHHGRDRWVFVGPQGQELLDRYLDRDPDSRCFQPRDSEARRRLAAHAARVTPPNQGDAPGANRAPRPKRSPGSTYHVASYRRAIHRACDKAGVARWSPNRLRHAAATEVRAKFGLEAAQVVLGHAGADVTQIYAERDLAKGLEVAAKIG, from the coding sequence ATGCCACGTCTAGTAAGTAAGCTGCCGACCTATCGTCGCCACAAGGCGAGCGGCCAAGCTGTCGTCACTCTCTGCGGTGTCGATCACTACCTTGGGCCCTACGGTTCGAAGCCGAGCCGCGTTCTGTACGACCGGCTGGTCGCGGAGTGGCTGGCAAGCGGCCGCTCGCGGCCAAGCAACGCCGACGCGTCAGCTTTGACAATTGTCGAACTCGCTGCGCGGTACTGGGAGTTCGCCGTCGGCTACTACCAGAAGGACGGTCGCAGCACCGGTGTCACCCCGGGAATCAAGGCGACGCTGCGATACCTCAACGACTGGTACGGCCGTGAGCCTGCGGACCAGTTCGGGCCCCTGCGGCTGAAGGCGCTCCGTGACCGGATGATCGCCGACGGGCACAGCCGCAACTACATCAACGACCACGTGGGCCGCATCAAGCGGATGTTCAAGTGGGCGGTCAGCGAGGAACTGGTCACGGAATCGACCTACCACGCGCTCGCTGTCGTGGAAGGTTTGAAGCGAGGACGGACAACGGCGCGTGAGACAGCACGTGTCCTCCCGATTGACGACGCGATTGTTCAGCAGACGTTGACATTTCTTCCCGAAACGGTCGCCGACATGGTCAGACTGCAACGCTTAACAGGCATGCGGCCAGCGGAGGTCTGTCTGCTCCGGCCCTGTGACCTGGACCGATCGAGACCGGTTTGGATCTACCGACCCGAAAGCCACAAGACAGAGCATCACGGCCGGGATCGGTGGGTTTTCGTGGGCCCGCAGGGTCAAGAGCTGCTCGACCGTTACCTCGATCGTGACCCCGACAGCCGCTGTTTCCAGCCTCGAGACAGCGAGGCACGGCGCCGGCTGGCGGCACATGCGGCTCGGGTAACCCCACCAAATCAAGGGGACGCGCCGGGCGCCAACCGGGCGCCTCGGCCCAAACGGTCGCCGGGAAGCACTTACCATGTCGCAAGTTACCGGCGGGCAATCCATCGCGCTTGCGATAAGGCCGGCGTTGCCCGTTGGAGTCCGAACCGCCTCCGGCACGCCGCCGCGACAGAAGTCCGCGCGAAATTCGGCCTCGAGGCCGCCCAGGTCGTTCTCGGCCATGCTGGGGCCGATGTCACCCAGATTTACGCCGAGCGGGACCTCGCCAAGGGGCTCGAGGTAGCCGCAAAAATTGGCTAG
- a CDS encoding DUF1580 domain-containing protein has translation MLKDNSGYLTLPAASATLPGRPHVATLHRWRTRGVRGVRLRTCLIGGRRYTTREWLREFIEATTAEDAGAPRASDSPRRESEIAAAERCLKAAGI, from the coding sequence ATGCTGAAGGATAACTCCGGTTACCTGACTCTCCCCGCCGCGTCGGCCACGCTCCCCGGCCGGCCTCACGTCGCGACCCTCCACCGCTGGCGCACCCGTGGTGTGCGTGGGGTCCGCCTACGGACCTGCCTGATCGGCGGCCGGCGGTACACGACGCGCGAGTGGCTCCGCGAGTTCATCGAGGCGACCACGGCCGAGGATGCTGGCGCGCCCCGCGCCTCTGATAGCCCCCGCCGCGAATCGGAAATCGCCGCCGCCGAGCGCTGCCTAAAGGCCGCCGGCATCTAG
- a CDS encoding type I restriction-modification system subunit M produces MAKKKTTRKAKGDNAAAAAPATPTDLDYADKLWKAADTLRGQVDAAEYKHVVLGLLFLKYISDAFAARRDELAAELTADGIPAAQHAGLLESRDEYAAENVFWVPKAARWEELQAQATSPKIATLIDDAVLAVEADNPSLKNKLPRDYARRGIEPIKLKSLVDLVADIGFKGGRDKARDTLGRVYEYFLGKFAQAEGKLGGEFYTPRCVVRLLVEMLEPYEGRVYDPCCGSGGMFVQSERFVEAHGGRRTDISIFGQESNPTTWRLAHMNVALRGIEANLGEKPADTFLANLHPDLRCDYLLANPPFNVSDWSGQLLRDDVRWKYGAPPVGNANYAWIQHFVHHLAVPNGKGGGVAGFVMANGSLSSNSGGEGDIRRSIVEADLVDCIVALPAQLFYTTGIPVCLWFLTRDKTGRNLRNGCPNRPRAVRARRCSSTPASSARCRRGRCASYRARRTPSCSRDRTTRGPTPILAASPTHSASGAASRRRSGGMRSNTASGSTPTVPASARRRRSPTSPSTPTSSRRAVTSAPRMSRTTASRSRRSTRGWWRSWRRTLRRGSG; encoded by the coding sequence ATGGCGAAGAAGAAGACGACACGCAAGGCGAAGGGCGACAACGCTGCGGCCGCCGCTCCTGCCACGCCCACCGACCTCGATTACGCCGACAAGCTCTGGAAAGCGGCCGATACGCTCCGCGGGCAGGTCGATGCGGCCGAGTACAAGCACGTCGTGCTCGGACTCTTGTTCCTCAAGTACATTAGCGACGCCTTCGCCGCGCGGCGTGACGAGCTGGCCGCCGAGCTCACCGCCGACGGCATCCCCGCGGCGCAGCACGCCGGGCTCCTCGAGAGCCGCGACGAGTACGCGGCCGAGAATGTCTTCTGGGTCCCCAAGGCGGCCCGTTGGGAAGAGCTGCAAGCGCAAGCCACCAGCCCCAAGATCGCCACGCTGATCGACGACGCCGTGCTCGCCGTCGAAGCCGACAACCCCTCGCTGAAAAACAAGCTGCCGCGCGACTACGCTCGCCGCGGCATCGAGCCGATCAAGCTCAAGTCGCTCGTGGACCTCGTCGCCGACATCGGCTTCAAGGGGGGCCGCGACAAGGCCCGCGACACGCTCGGCCGCGTCTACGAGTATTTCCTCGGCAAGTTCGCCCAGGCCGAAGGCAAGCTCGGCGGCGAGTTCTATACGCCCCGCTGTGTGGTGCGCCTGCTCGTCGAGATGCTCGAGCCCTATGAGGGCCGCGTCTACGACCCGTGCTGTGGTTCGGGCGGCATGTTCGTCCAGTCCGAGCGGTTCGTCGAGGCCCACGGCGGCCGCCGCACCGACATCTCGATCTTCGGCCAAGAGTCGAACCCGACGACGTGGCGCCTCGCCCATATGAACGTCGCGCTGCGTGGCATCGAGGCGAACCTCGGCGAGAAGCCGGCCGACACGTTCCTCGCCAACCTGCACCCCGACCTGCGGTGCGACTACCTGCTCGCCAACCCGCCGTTCAACGTCAGCGACTGGTCGGGCCAGCTCTTGCGCGACGATGTCCGCTGGAAGTACGGCGCCCCGCCCGTGGGCAACGCCAACTACGCGTGGATCCAGCACTTCGTCCACCACCTGGCGGTCCCTAACGGGAAAGGCGGGGGCGTCGCCGGGTTCGTGATGGCGAACGGCTCGCTATCGAGCAACTCGGGGGGCGAGGGGGACATCCGCCGCAGCATCGTCGAGGCCGACCTCGTCGATTGCATCGTCGCCCTTCCCGCACAGCTCTTCTACACGACCGGCATCCCGGTCTGCCTCTGGTTCCTGACACGCGACAAGACGGGCCGCAACCTGCGCAACGGCTGCCCGAACCGGCCAAGGGCCGTAAGGGCGAGACGCTGTTCATCGACGCCCGCAAGCTCGGCGCGATGCAGACGCGGACGCTGCGCGTCTTATCGGGCGCGGAGGACGCCGAGCTGTTCGAGGGATCGCACGACCCGGGGCCCGACTCCGATATTGGCCGCATCGCCTACGCATTCCGCCAGTGGCGCGGCGAGCCGGCGCCGAAGTGGTGGGATGAGAAGCAACACGGCGAGTGGAAGTACGCCGACCGTCCCGGCTTCTGCAAGGCGGCGACGATCGCCGACATCGCCAAGCACGCCCACGTCCTCACGCCGGGCCGTTACGTCGGCGCCGAGGATGTCGAGGACGACGGCGAGCCGTTCGCGGAGAAGTACCCGCGGCTGGTGGCGGAGTTGGAGACGCACTTTGCGGAGGGGGAGCGGCTAA
- a CDS encoding restriction endonuclease subunit S encodes MASRYVEIGIPFLRSQNVKRLQLDLSETKFIPESFHAELQKSRLRPGDVVIVRTGEPGSCAVIPDTLPDSNCSDLVIVRPGSELDARFLSYYVNAAAQHHVASHLVGAVQQHFNVGAARTLPLNLPPFFEQLAIVGVLGALDDKIEQNRRTAEGLEKLARAIFRAWFVDFEPVHAKAAGATSFPGMPPAVFDSLPTRLVDSELGPIPEGWGVERLSTICEVNPKRAIRKGDVAPYLDMKGMPTSGHAPSDWIDRPFGSGMRFINGDTLVARITPCLENGKTAYVDFLEPDQVAWGSTEYIVLRPLDPNPPIFAYCLARTDEFRDFAVQNMSGTSGRQRVPAEAMDHYRLANPSRSCAEAFGKIVEPLFARVRAGIDESRKLAELRDYLLPKLLSGEVRVNPTADEEAA; translated from the coding sequence ATGGCCTCGCGCTATGTCGAAATCGGCATTCCATTTCTTAGGTCGCAGAACGTAAAGAGACTTCAGCTTGACTTATCGGAGACCAAGTTCATTCCTGAATCCTTCCACGCAGAATTGCAGAAGTCTCGGCTGCGTCCTGGAGACGTAGTAATCGTGCGAACGGGAGAACCGGGCTCCTGCGCGGTCATCCCGGATACTTTGCCGGACTCAAATTGTTCAGACCTCGTTATCGTGCGGCCGGGCTCCGAGTTGGATGCTCGCTTTCTTTCCTACTATGTGAACGCAGCGGCACAACACCACGTTGCGTCGCATCTAGTAGGGGCAGTCCAGCAACACTTCAATGTTGGTGCAGCCCGGACGCTTCCTCTCAACCTCCCTCCTTTCTTTGAGCAACTGGCGATAGTTGGCGTGCTCGGCGCGCTCGACGACAAGATCGAGCAGAACCGGCGGACGGCGGAGGGATTGGAGAAGTTGGCGCGGGCGATCTTCCGGGCGTGGTTCGTGGACTTCGAGCCGGTCCACGCCAAGGCGGCCGGCGCCACGTCCTTCCCCGGCATGCCGCCCGCCGTCTTCGACTCGCTGCCGACCCGGCTGGTGGACTCGGAGCTGGGGCCCATCCCGGAGGGATGGGGAGTGGAGCGTCTCTCGACGATTTGCGAGGTCAATCCGAAACGAGCGATACGCAAGGGGGATGTCGCACCCTATCTCGACATGAAGGGCATGCCGACTTCTGGACACGCGCCTTCGGATTGGATCGATCGGCCCTTCGGTTCAGGAATGCGGTTCATCAACGGCGATACGCTGGTGGCGCGGATCACGCCTTGCCTAGAGAATGGCAAGACCGCGTACGTCGATTTCCTCGAACCGGATCAAGTAGCGTGGGGTTCTACCGAGTACATTGTCCTGCGGCCTCTCGATCCAAACCCTCCGATCTTTGCTTACTGCCTCGCGCGTACGGATGAGTTCCGCGACTTCGCGGTTCAAAATATGAGCGGAACAAGTGGACGGCAACGCGTACCGGCGGAAGCAATGGACCACTACCGGCTAGCGAACCCATCGAGAAGTTGCGCCGAGGCTTTCGGCAAGATCGTCGAGCCACTCTTCGCGCGCGTGCGAGCGGGAATCGACGAGTCGCGAAAGCTTGCGGAGCTGCGGGACTACCTGCTGCCCAAACTGCTGAGCGGCGAGGTGCGGGTGAATCCCACGGCGGACGAGGAGGCAGCGTAA
- a CDS encoding DUF4365 domain-containing protein, translated as MDPNKQKEEFSRGYVQSLAAAAGFSVSEPSVDDDSIDLTFHRTGGKGTIRSPRFDAQLKCSAQALPTTDFGFSLKLKNYDDLRVPSGQLAVHRILVVVLVPDDPADWARYATAHLPLKHGAYWLNLAGMPTSTNKTAQSVTIPFGQSFTVDSLLAIMDVVGNGGTP; from the coding sequence ATGGACCCAAATAAGCAAAAAGAAGAGTTCAGCCGGGGATACGTCCAATCGTTAGCGGCTGCGGCTGGTTTCTCGGTCTCGGAACCGAGCGTCGATGATGATAGTATCGACCTCACCTTCCATAGGACCGGCGGTAAAGGGACGATACGGTCTCCAAGGTTCGATGCGCAGCTGAAGTGTTCTGCGCAGGCGTTGCCGACGACTGATTTCGGCTTCTCTCTGAAGCTCAAAAATTACGACGACCTTCGGGTACCCTCAGGCCAATTGGCCGTTCATCGAATACTGGTAGTGGTACTGGTTCCGGACGACCCTGCCGACTGGGCGAGATACGCCACCGCCCACCTCCCGCTCAAGCACGGGGCGTACTGGCTAAATCTCGCCGGAATGCCGACAAGTACGAATAAGACGGCGCAATCCGTTACGATTCCCTTCGGTCAATCCTTTACGGTGGATTCGCTATTGGCCATCATGGATGTCGTGGGAAATGGAGGTACTCCGTAA
- a CDS encoding type I restriction endonuclease subunit R, which yields MHEFAVEDDTLELLAGLGYSAARGVDLSEAGDRTQQTDWLLRPRLVAAIGRLNPQLSADDVEGVVRVVAAPPHPTLVENNRWLHGLLTGGVDVEYADPTTGERRGDKAQLIDFDNPAANDWLVVRQLTIAGAGGKSVRPDLVVYLNGLPIGVVELKDPTDTVATLDRAIDDRLRKYQRLVPDLYAANLLCVASDGLLTRVGSLTANASRYMPWRPEAGGEPSLDAMCRELLAPDRLLDYLTSCVTFEEDERGDIVKKIAGYHQFRAVRKARERVLTAQRTPGAPVDDNPLGQADGRGGVVWHTQGSGKSLSMLMLAGALVRQPEMANPTVVIVTDRNDLDDQLFSTFAMGRDLLRQAPIQAESREHLAELLDRASGGVIFTTVHKFTERKDPISERPNIVVMADEAHRSQYGFVEGGARWMRDALPNATFVGFTGTPLERDDKNTIHVFGEYADVYDIRQAVLDGATKPLYYESRLVKLKIDDAEADAAEKLVDDLAEADASGAEPAGTVRVRLEQLVGAPDRIKDVAKFVVEHWEARRSAMEGKAMLVTMSRMIAARLYEAIRELRPEWHSDDDKLGAMKVIVTGMASDEAPLAQHGRTKAARKALAARFKDPADEFRLAIVCDMWLTGFDCPPAHTMYLDKTLAGHNLMQAIARVNRVFGDKPGGLIVDMLGLVDQLADALETYTREGGTGDAVQKVQDRAVPVMKDAFETLQKFLHGSRYEEALNPGSQFLPIALRVIDHIFGADDGWKRYQRELKKLSTAYALVVPREEAEAIVDHLRFFQQVAAMIRKRLGDDRGGDRSKQRDIDAAVRQVVGGAVDADEVIDLFAVAGLEDARLDILSDDFLKRISALEQKNLALETLKKLLADEIRTTERTNLVRSRQFREALEDAITKYTNRAIDTAEMIAKLIDLAVTIRDAKAEGQDLGLSSEEVAFYDALAENGSAREAMKSDDLRFMARELTEMVKKMPKLDWTEREAVRATLRRNVRRLLAKYGYPPDLSEDATQLVLRQAELSTEGT from the coding sequence TTGCACGAATTCGCCGTCGAAGACGATACGCTCGAACTCCTCGCCGGCCTCGGCTATTCAGCCGCTAGGGGCGTCGATCTATCCGAAGCGGGCGACCGGACGCAGCAAACGGACTGGCTCCTGCGACCGCGGCTGGTGGCGGCGATCGGGCGGCTCAACCCGCAGCTCTCCGCCGACGATGTCGAGGGCGTCGTGCGGGTAGTCGCCGCGCCACCGCACCCGACGCTCGTCGAGAACAACCGCTGGCTGCACGGTCTGCTGACGGGGGGCGTCGATGTCGAGTACGCCGACCCGACGACCGGCGAACGCCGTGGCGACAAAGCCCAGCTAATCGATTTCGACAACCCAGCGGCTAACGACTGGCTTGTCGTCCGCCAACTGACGATCGCCGGCGCCGGCGGCAAATCCGTCCGCCCCGACCTCGTGGTCTATCTCAACGGCCTGCCGATCGGCGTCGTCGAACTCAAGGACCCGACCGACACGGTAGCGACGCTCGACCGGGCGATCGACGATCGCCTCCGCAAGTACCAGCGGCTGGTCCCCGACCTCTACGCCGCGAACCTGCTGTGCGTCGCGTCGGATGGGCTACTGACGCGGGTCGGCTCGTTGACGGCGAATGCCTCGCGTTACATGCCGTGGCGGCCCGAGGCGGGGGGCGAGCCGTCTCTCGACGCGATGTGCCGCGAGCTGCTCGCGCCCGACCGGCTGCTCGACTACCTGACAAGTTGCGTCACGTTCGAGGAGGACGAACGCGGCGACATCGTCAAGAAGATCGCCGGCTATCACCAGTTCCGCGCCGTGCGGAAGGCCCGCGAGCGCGTGCTCACCGCGCAGCGGACGCCCGGCGCGCCGGTGGACGACAACCCACTAGGCCAAGCCGACGGCCGCGGCGGCGTCGTCTGGCATACGCAGGGCTCGGGCAAGTCGCTCTCGATGCTGATGCTCGCTGGGGCGCTGGTGCGTCAGCCGGAGATGGCGAACCCGACCGTCGTCATCGTGACGGACCGCAACGACCTCGACGACCAGCTCTTCAGCACGTTCGCGATGGGGCGTGACCTGTTGCGGCAGGCGCCCATCCAAGCCGAGAGCCGCGAGCACCTGGCGGAGCTGCTGGACCGCGCCAGCGGCGGCGTGATCTTTACGACGGTCCACAAGTTCACCGAACGGAAGGACCCCATCAGCGAGCGGCCGAATATCGTCGTCATGGCGGACGAGGCCCACCGCAGCCAGTACGGATTCGTCGAGGGGGGCGCCCGCTGGATGCGCGACGCGCTGCCGAACGCGACGTTCGTCGGCTTCACCGGCACGCCGCTCGAGCGCGACGACAAGAACACGATCCACGTCTTCGGCGAGTACGCCGACGTTTACGACATCCGCCAAGCGGTGCTCGACGGCGCCACCAAGCCGCTCTATTACGAATCGCGGCTGGTGAAGCTCAAGATTGACGACGCCGAGGCGGACGCCGCCGAGAAGCTCGTCGATGACCTCGCCGAAGCTGACGCCAGCGGCGCGGAGCCCGCGGGGACGGTGCGGGTGCGTCTCGAGCAGTTGGTCGGCGCGCCCGACCGGATCAAGGACGTGGCGAAGTTCGTCGTCGAGCACTGGGAGGCCCGCCGCTCCGCGATGGAAGGCAAGGCGATGCTCGTGACGATGAGCCGTATGATCGCCGCGCGACTCTACGAGGCGATCCGCGAGCTGCGGCCCGAGTGGCACAGCGACGACGACAAGCTCGGCGCGATGAAGGTGATCGTCACCGGCATGGCCAGCGACGAGGCGCCCCTCGCGCAGCACGGCCGCACCAAGGCGGCGCGGAAGGCGCTGGCGGCGCGGTTCAAGGACCCGGCCGACGAGTTCCGGTTGGCGATCGTCTGCGATATGTGGCTGACGGGTTTTGACTGCCCGCCGGCGCATACGATGTACCTTGACAAGACGCTCGCCGGCCACAACCTGATGCAAGCGATCGCGCGAGTGAACCGCGTCTTCGGCGACAAGCCGGGCGGCCTGATCGTCGATATGCTCGGGCTCGTGGACCAGCTCGCCGACGCGCTGGAGACCTACACGCGCGAAGGGGGCACCGGCGACGCCGTCCAGAAGGTTCAAGACCGCGCCGTCCCGGTGATGAAGGACGCCTTCGAGACGTTGCAAAAGTTCCTGCATGGTAGCCGTTACGAGGAGGCCCTCAACCCGGGTTCGCAGTTCCTGCCGATCGCTCTGCGGGTGATCGACCATATCTTCGGCGCCGACGACGGCTGGAAGCGATACCAGCGCGAGCTAAAGAAGCTCTCGACCGCCTATGCGCTGGTCGTTCCGCGCGAGGAGGCGGAGGCGATCGTCGATCACCTGCGGTTCTTCCAGCAAGTCGCGGCGATGATCCGCAAGCGACTCGGCGATGACCGCGGCGGCGACCGCTCGAAGCAGCGCGACATCGACGCGGCCGTACGGCAGGTGGTGGGGGGCGCGGTAGACGCCGACGAGGTGATCGACCTCTTCGCCGTCGCGGGGCTCGAGGACGCCCGGCTCGACATCCTCTCGGACGACTTCCTGAAGCGCATCTCGGCGCTCGAGCAAAAGAACCTCGCCCTCGAGACGCTCAAGAAACTCCTGGCCGACGAGATCCGCACGACCGAGCGCACGAACTTGGTCCGCAGCCGCCAGTTCCGCGAGGCTCTTGAGGACGCGATCACCAAGTACACCAACCGGGCGATCGATACGGCGGAGATGATCGCCAAGCTGATCGACCTGGCGGTGACGATTCGCGACGCCAAGGCCGAGGGGCAGGACCTGGGGCTCTCGTCCGAGGAGGTCGCCTTCTACGACGCCCTCGCCGAGAACGGCTCGGCCCGCGAGGCAATGAAGTCGGACGACCTTCGATTTATGGCGCGCGAGTTAACGGAGATGGTCAAGAAAATGCCCAAGCTCGACTGGACCGAACGGGAGGCCGTCCGGGCGACGCTCCGCCGCAACGTAAGGCGGCTGCTGGCCAAGTACGGCTATCCCCCCGACCTCTCCGAGGACGCGACGCAGCTTGTGCTGAGGCAGGCGGAGCTATCGACGGAGGGGACGTAG